The following proteins are co-located in the Candidatus Binatus sp. genome:
- a CDS encoding DNA polymerase beta superfamily protein, with protein sequence MEDRIFISIHQALESLEYAENMVVLLAVESGSRAWGFSSTDSDYDVRFIYIRRPEWYLSIDLENQRDVIEQPLADEIDLSGWDIRKALKLFHKSNPPLLEWLQCPVVYRE encoded by the coding sequence ATGGAAGATCGGATTTTCATCTCAATTCACCAAGCTCTCGAATCATTGGAGTACGCCGAGAATATGGTGGTCTTATTGGCTGTTGAATCCGGCAGTCGCGCGTGGGGATTTTCGTCTACCGATTCCGACTATGATGTTCGTTTTATCTACATTCGACGACCGGAATGGTACCTTTCGATCGACTTAGAAAACCAACGAGATGTCATTGAACAGCCGCTAGCGGATGAGATCGACCTCAGCGGTTGGGACATTCGAAAGGCGCTTAAGCTTTTTCACAAATCCAATCCACCGCTTTTGGAATGGCTGCAGTGCCCTGTTGTTTATCGTGAGC